Proteins from one Setaria italica strain Yugu1 chromosome V, Setaria_italica_v2.0, whole genome shotgun sequence genomic window:
- the LOC101763705 gene encoding basic 7S globulin 2 produces MPRSKAMLLLAISLCLAACLSPCTLAATANGGKPLVTAITKDPATSLYTSPLKDSRPLVIDLSGPLIWSTCDRSHPTLQCHHHDCAHAHSYHPPGCPHTGYGKADEEDRFRCKCTARPYNPVAGRSATGDLTRTKLSANATDGTNPLYSVSFPAVASCAPASLLDRLPAGAVGVAGLASSRVALPAQVARTQNVADKFTLCLPRGGGDGVAVFGGGPLVLTGHPIDLTSTLTYTPLLRKRGSPAYYLSVKAIAVDEAQVQLPGDPLATGGVVLSTTAPYTALRPDVYRPVVDAFDKALKLQSNSKRVPAVAPFELCYDLRTLPGPTRIGWLVPDIILMLENGKNWTFTGLSSMVISQVGCFGFVEMKLEKGGYAGAPAVEIGGFQMEDHALQFDLEKQLLGFAMVPFFISCHNFNFTQSH; encoded by the coding sequence ATGCCGCGATCCAAGGCCATGCTGCTGCTCGCCATCTCGCTCTGCTTGGCGGCGTGCTTGTCCCCTTGCACACTGGCAGCGACAGCTAATGGCGGCAAGCCCCTGGTGACGGCCATCACCAAGGACCCGGCCACCTCGCTCTACACCTCCCCGCTCAAGGACAGCCGCCCGCTGGTCATCGACCTCTCCGGCCCGCTCATCTGGTCCACCTGCGACCGCTCGCACCCGACGCTCCAGTGCCACCACCACGACTGCGCCCACGCCCACAGCTACCACCCGCCCGGCTGCCCGCACACCGGCTACGGCAAGGCCGACGAGGAAGACCGGTTCCGGTGCAAGTGCACGGCGCGCCCCTACAACCCCGTCGCTGGCAGGTCGGCGACGGGCGACCTGACGCGCACCAAGCTCTCCGCCAACGCCACCGACGGCACCAACCCGCTGTACTCGGTCTCCTtccccgccgtcgcctcctgcgcgccggCGTCCCTCCTCGACAGGCTCCCGGCCGGCGCGGTCGGCGTCGCGGGGCTCGCGAGCTCGAGGGTGGCGCTGCCCGCGCAGGTCGCGCGCACGCAGAACGTCGCCGACAAGTTCACGCTCTGCCTgccgaggggcggcggcgacggcgtggcggtCTTCGGCGGCGGCCCTCTCGTCCTCACTGGGCATCCTATTGATCTCACGTCGACGCTGACGTACACCCCGTTGCTGAGGAAGAGAGGCAGCCCCGCGTACTACCTCTCCGTGAAGGCCATCGCCGTCGACGAAGCGCAGGTGCAGCTCCCGGGAGACCCACTGGCCACCGGTGGCGTCGTGCTCAGCACGACGGCGCCGTACACCGCGCTCCGGCCGGACGTCTACCGCCCGGTGGTGGACGCGTTCGACAAGGCCCTGAAGCTGCAGTCGAACAGCAAGAGagtgccggcggtggcgcctTTCGAGCTTTGCTACGATTTGAGGACGCTCCCTGGCCCGACCCGGATCGGTTGGCTCGTCCCGGATATAATCCTCATGCTCGAGAATGGAAAGAACTGGACGTTTACGGGCCTCAGCTCGATGGTGATCAGCCAGGTGGGGTGCTTCGGGTTCGTCGAGATGAAGCTGGAGAAGGGCGGATACGCTGGGGCGCCGGCAGTGGAGATCGGAGGGTTCCAGATGGAGGACCACGCGCTGCAGTTCGACCTGGAGAAGCAGCTGCTCGGGTTTGCCATGGTGCCGTTTTTTATATCATGCCATAACTTTAATTTCACGCAGAGCCACTAG
- the LOC101764100 gene encoding aspartyl protease 25-like: protein MATSRPVRRTAFSGRSERRHRRRGLGRGSVSLPAQLYEKLSLIKRQFAICLPSTAAAPGVAFFGSGPYGLMPSTQFDAGAALSYTDLVHDPRRPSAYGIRLRGIAVNQEAVPLPAGALGRGGGVTLDAALPYTVLRCDVYRPFVDAFRRATALVPRAPSVPPLELCFNSSALGFTRVGYAVAPVDLMMAARGCGNWTVFGANSLVQVAPGVACLAFFDGGWAAPSAVAAGGFQMGNNFFLLFDEAASRLGFSGTLLFMRTTCGNFNFSTS from the coding sequence ATGGCGACCTCTCGTCCTGTGCGCCGGACAGCTTTCTCCGGTCGCTCTGAGCGGCGCCACCGGCGACGCGGGCTCGGCCGCGGAAGCGTGAGCCTCCCGGCCCAGCTGTACGAGAAGCTCTCGCTTATCAAGCGGCAGTTCGCCATCTGCCtcccgagcaccgccgccgcgcccggcgtGGCGTTCTTCGGGAGCGGCCCGTACGGGCTCATGCCGTCGACGCAGTTCGACGCGGGTGCCGCCCTCTCCTACACCGACCTGGTGCACGACCCGCGGCGGCCTTCCGCGTACGGCATCCGGCTGCGCGGCATCGCCGTGAACCAGGAGGCGGTGCCGCTCCCCGCCGGCGCgctgggccgcggcggcggcgtcacccTCGACGCGGCGCTGCCCTACACCGTCCTGCGGTGCGACGTGTACCGCCCGTTCGTGGACGCGTTCCGGAGGGCCACGGCGCTGGTCCCTCGCGCGCCGAGCGTGCCGCCGTTAGAGCTGTGCTTCAACAGCAGCGCTCTCGGGTTCACGCGGGTCGGGTACGCGGTGGCGCCGGTGGACCTGATGATGGCAGCGCGCGGGTGTGGGAACTGGACGGTGTTCGGTGCCAACTCGTTGGTGCAGGTGGCGCCCGGCGTGGCGTGCCTGGCGTTCTTCGACGGCGGGTGGGCGGCGCCGAGCGCAGTGGCCGCCGGCGGGTTCCAGATGGGGAACaacttcttcttgctgttcgaCGAGGCCGCGTCAAGGCTCGGGTTCAGCGGCACCCTGCTGTTCATGAGGACCACCTGCGGCAACTTCAACTTCTCGACAAGCTAA
- the LOC101781915 gene encoding aspartic proteinase nepenthesin-2: MDMPRRRTPLLLLAVSALVLAWPASCAEPVLFPVAKDAATSLYTIPVRDGANHVIDLAGPLLWSTCAADHLPANITCQDPVCKLANAYRQPGCRDAGQTCKHRCTAYPYNPVTGRCAAASLIHTRLVANTTDGKNPLRQVSVRAMAACAPKKLLARLPRDASGVAGLAASGLALPAQRVAGKFTLCLPRQGEGVAIFGGGPLFLLPESAAGDLTTTLAFTPLRSRRDNPSYYLPVKAIAVDKAPVQLPKDALATGGVVLGTTAPYTALRPDVYRQFVDAFDKALTRQWNTTKKVPAVAPFEFCYDSKTLPGPTRIGWLVPDIDLVLEGGKTNWTFGGLSSMVDVNDFTAACLGFVEMKKGGYGGAPAVVIGGFQMENHVLQFDLEKRRLGFARVPIFTSCSNFNFTRN; the protein is encoded by the coding sequence ATGGATATGCCACGGCGGCGCACGCCCCTGCTCCTCTTGGCCGTCTCGGCGCTCGTGCTGGCGTGGCCAGCCTCATGCGCCGAACCCGTGCTCTTCCCGGTGGCCAAggacgccgccacctccctctaCACCATCCCCGTCAGGGACGGCGCGAACCACGTCATCGACCTCGCCGGCCCGCTCCTCTGGTCCACGTGCGCCGCTGACCACCTGCCGGCAAACATCACGTGCCAGGACCCGGTCTGCAAGCTCGCCAATGCCTACCGCCAGCCGGGCTGCCGCGACGCCGGCCAGACCTGCAAGCACCGGTGCACGGCGTACCCGTACAACCCGGTCACGGGGCGGTGCGCCGCCGCGAGCCTGATCCACACCAGGCTCGTCGCCAACACCACCGACGGCAAGAACCCGCTGCGGCAGGTCTCCGTCCGGGCCATGGCGGCGTGCGCCCCGAAGAAGCTCCTGGCGCGGCTGCCCAGGGACGCATCCGGCGTCGCGGGGCTCGCGGCCTCCGGCCTGGCGTTGCCGGCGCAGCGCGTCGCCGGCAAGTTCACGCTCTGCCTCCCGAGgcaaggcgagggcgtggctATCTTCGGCGGGGGTCCGCTGTTCCTCCTTCCGGAGTCGGCGGCCGGGGACCTCACGACGACGCTGGCGTTCACCCCGCTCCGCAGCAGGAGGGACAACCCAAGCTACTACCTCCCCGTGAAGGCCATCGCCGTCGACAAGGCGCCGGTGCAACTCCCCAAGGACGCGCTCGCCACCGGCGGCGTGGTGCTCGGCACGACGGCGCCGTACACCGCGCTCCGTCCCGACGTGTACCGCCAGTTCGTGGACGCGTTCGACAAGGCCCTGACGCGGCAGTGGAACACCACCAAGAAGgttccggcggtggcgccgttCGAGTTCTGCTACGATTCGAAGACGCTCCCTGGCCCGACCAGGATCGGCTGGCTTGTCCCGGACATCGACCTCGTGCTCGAGGGTGGGAAGACGAACTGGACGTTCGGCGGCCTCAGCTCGATGGTGGACGTCAACGACTTCACGGCGGCGTGCCTCGGGTTCGTCGAGATGAAGAAGGGCGGATACGGcggggcgccggcggtggtAATCGGAGGGTTCCAGATGGAGAACCACGTGCTGCAGTTCGACCTGGAGAAGAGGCGGCTCGGGTTTGCCAGGGTGCCCATTTTTACGTCGTGCAGTAACTTCAATTTCACTCGGAACTAG
- the LOC101781509 gene encoding basic 7S globulin, protein MKMPRPSPAPLLLSAISLLVLAWPASCAHPVLIPVAKDPATSLYTILVRDGANHLVDLAGPLLWSTCAADHSPAAFSCNATECRHATAYRAPSCRIAGQPCKKKCKAYPYNPITGQCAAADLIHTRLIASTTDGKNPLQQVSVRAVAACATGNILASLPADVTGVAGLSASGLALPALIAANHRVARKFLLCLPRRGEGVAIFGGGPLFLLPQSDVGDLTTTLAFTALRSRKDNPLYYIPVNSIAVNKAPVPLPAHALAGGGVVLCSRVAFTALRPDVYRPFVDAFDRALARNDAKVPAVAPFELCYRSSMLGNTRNGYAVPDIALVLEGGKSWTFVGSNSMVDVNGQTACFAFVEMKGVKSGDPSAAAAVIGGFQMENHLLQFDLESKQLGFAKVPFFSACSNFNFTKSQH, encoded by the coding sequence ATGAAGATGCCacggccatcgccggcgccgctcctGCTCTCGGCCATCTCGCTGCTCGTGCTGGCCTGGCCGGCTTCGTGCGCGCACCCCGTGCTCATCCCGGTGGCCAAGGACCCGGCCACCTCCCTCTACACCATCCTCGTCAGGGACGGCGCCAACCACCTCGTCGACCTCGCCGGCCCTCTCCTCTGGTCCACGTGCGCCGCTGACCACTCGCCGGCGGCCTTCTCGTGCAATGCCACAGAGTGCAGGCACGCCACAGCCTACCGCGCCCCGAGCTGCCGCATCGCAGGGCAGCCCTGCAAGAAGAAGTGCAAGGCGTACCCGTACAACCCCATCACCGGGCAGTGCGCCGCCGCGGACCTGATCCACACCAGGCTCATCGCCAGCACCACCGACGGCAAAAACCCGCTGCAGCAGGTCTCGGTCCGGGCCGTGGCGGCGTGCGCTACCGGGAACATCCTGGCGTCGCTGCCGGCGGACGTCACGGGCGTCGCGGGGCTCTCGGCGTCCGGCTTGGCGCTGCCGGCGCTGATCGCGGCGAACCATCGCGTCGCCAGGAAGTTCTTGCTCTGCCtcccgcggcgcggcgagggcgtgGCGATCTTCGGTGGCGGCCCGCTGTTCCTCCTCCCGCAGTCGGACGTGGGCGACCTCACGACGACGCTGGCGTTCACCGCGCTCCGCAGCAGGAAAGACAACCCCCTGTACTACATCCCGGTAAATTCAATCGCCGTGAACAAGGCGCCGGTGCCGCTCCCCGCGcacgcgctcgccggcggcggcgtcgtgctcTGCAGCCGGGTTGCGTTCACGGCGCTCCGGCCGGACGTGTACCGCCCGTTCGTGGACGCGTTCGACCGGGCCCTGGCACGGAACGACGCCAAGGTCCCGGCGGTGGCGCCCTTCGAGCTCTGCTACCGATCGAGCATGCTGGGGAACACGCGGAACGGCTACGCTGTGCCAGACATCGCCCTGGTGCTCGAGGGTGGGAAGAGCTGGACGTTCGTGGGCAGCAACTCCATGGTGGATGTGAACGGGCAGACGGCCTGCTTCGCCTTTGTCGAGATGAAGGGGGTGAAATCCGGGGACcccagcgccgcggcggcggtgatcgGAGGGTTCCAGATGGAGAACCACCTGCTGCAGTTCGACCTGGAGAGCAAGCAGCTTGGGTTCGCCAAGGTGCCGTTCTTCTCTGCGTGCAGTAACTTCAACTTCACCAAGAGTCAGCATTAA